The Hyperolius riggenbachi isolate aHypRig1 chromosome 3, aHypRig1.pri, whole genome shotgun sequence genome window below encodes:
- the PHYHIP gene encoding phytanoyl-CoA hydroxylase-interacting protein translates to MDPPLTAPHGIQLSDITCDSFRVTWEMPPYDARRVTHYFIDLNKTAGQKENKFKHRDVPTKLVAKAVVLPMTVRGHWFLSPRTEYTLAVQTAVKRSDGEYTVSGWSETMCFCTGDYAIEQVQQLQEKAEGIAGRMLSFQVFYRNQTAEYFQHARDKWGGLMLPSLKDQSGSHGSPISGTLHAVFFSCNTEFNTGLPPNDSPYGRWRVTVPAGHLFNEGTNLYFADFYCMYSAYHYAVLVLAPRGSPGDAFCSARLPMLDPKNNPFLKRGEQGTYWHAQDLILEILYTEPVPLGLGQLSEIKGHQLMSLSTANAKKDPSCKVCNIFGGR, encoded by the exons ATGGATCCCCCTCTTACTGCTCCGCATGGTATCCAGCTTAGTGACATAACATGTGATTCCTTCCGGGTGACCTGGGAGATGCCTCCATACGATGCCAGGAGAGTAACTCACTACTTCATAGATCTGAACAAAACTGCTGGGCAGAAGGAGAACAAGTTCAAACACCGG GACGTGCCAACTAAACTGGTGGCAAAAGCCGTGGTCCTGCCTATGACAGTCCGCGGTCATTGGTTCCTGAGTCCAAGGACTGAGTACACATTGGCGGTACAGACTGCAGTGAAACGCAGTGATGGGGAGTACACAGTGTCTGGATGGAGCGAGACCATGTGTTTCTGTACAGGGG ATTATGCCATAGAACAAGTACAGCAGCTGCAGGAGAAGGCAGAAGGCATTGCAGGGCGAATGTTGTCATTCCAAGTCTTCTATCGAAACCAGACTGCAGAATATTTCCAGCATGCCAG AGACAAGTGGGGAGGCCTGATGCTTCCATCTCTAAAGGACCAGAGTGGGAGTCATGGATCACCCATAAGTGGTACCCTCCATGCTGTGTTTTTCAGCTGCAACACAGAGTTCAACACTGGTCTTCCGCCTAATGACTCTCCTTATGGGAGGTGGAGGGTCACTGTACCTGCTGGGCATCTCTTTAACGAGGGAACAAATCTTTACTTTGCCGACTTCtattgcatgtacagtgcctatcacTATGCCGTTCTAGTGTTGGCACCACGGGGTTCTCCAGGAGATGCCTTCTGCAGTGCTCGCCTACCAATGCTGGACCCAAAGAATAACCCGTTCCTGAAACGGGGCGAGCAAGGCACTTACTGGCATGCACAAGATCTCATCCTAGAGATATTATACACTGAGCCCGTGCCCCTGGGCCTGGGGCAACTGTCAGAGATCAAAGGGCATCAGTTGATGAGCCTTTCAACAGCCAATGCCAAGAAAGACCCTAGCTGCAAAGTGTGCAATATCTTTGGTGGGCGTTAG